In Chanodichthys erythropterus isolate Z2021 chromosome 11, ASM2448905v1, whole genome shotgun sequence, a single window of DNA contains:
- the LOC137030599 gene encoding histone H2B-like, with product MPEPAKSAPKKGSKKAVTKTAGKSGKKRKRSRKESYAIYVYKVLKQVHPDTGISSKAMGIMNSFVNDIFERIAGEASRLAHYNKRSTITSREIQTAVRLLLPGELAKHAVSEGTKAVTKYTSSK from the coding sequence ATGCCTGAACCAGCGAAGTCCGCCCCCAAGAAGGGTTCCAAGAAGGCCGTCACTAAAACCGCTGGGAAGAGTGGGAAGAAGCGCAAGAGGTCCAGGAAGGAGAGCTACGCTATTTATGTGTACAAAGTTCTGAAGCAAGTTCATCCCGACACCGGAATATCTTCCAAGGCGATGGGAATCATGAACTCATTCGTCAACGACATCTTCGAGCGCATCGCCGGTGAAGCGTCTCGTCTCGCTCACTACAACAAGCGCTCCACCATCACATCGAGAGAGATTCAGACCGCTGTGCGTCTTCTGCTGCCCGGGGAACTGGCCAAACACGCCGTGTCTGAGGGCACTAAGGCTGTGACCAAATACACCAGCTCAAAGTAG